In the Malania oleifera isolate guangnan ecotype guangnan chromosome 1, ASM2987363v1, whole genome shotgun sequence genome, one interval contains:
- the LOC131165402 gene encoding early nodulin-like protein 17, whose protein sequence is MAVLRGGVELQVVVAVLAFAALVMIPEVFSDKITVGGKKGWTTNFNYTIWAEGRHFYLGDWLFFVYDRNQGDVLEVNKTDYENCNAAHPLHNWTGGAGRDVAPLNVTRAYYYITGKGFCYGGMKLAVNVENPPPPPVSAPPNEKSEAPRSTYRSQFVVPAVFAVAALWDSFLRVLW, encoded by the exons ATGGCGGTACTGAGGGGCGGTGTTGAGTTGCAGGTGGTGGTGGCTGTGCTAGCATTTGCCGCGTTGGTGATGATACCGGAGGTCTTCTCCGATAAGATCACTGTGGGAGGGAAGAAAGGCTGGACCACCaatttcaactacaccatttggGCTGAAGGCAGGCACTTTTACCTCGGGGATTGGCTCT TTTTTGTGTACGATAGGAACCAGGGGGATGTACTGGAGGTGAACAAGACAGATTACGAAAATTGCAATGCAGCTCATCCACTTCACAACTGGACAGGGGGAGCTGGCCGGGATGTGGCTCCACTGAATGTGACTCGGGCTTACTACTACATTACTGGTAAGGGGTTCTGCTACGGGGGCATGAAGCTTGCAGTAAATGTTGAGAACCCACCACCCCCTCCTGTATCTGCGCCCCCAAATGAGAAGAGTGAAGCCCCAAGATCCACTTACAGAAGCCAGTTTGTTGTACCAGCTGTTTTTGCCGTAGCTGCTCTGTGGGACTCTTTCCTCCGGGTCTTGTGGTAA